Within Hirundo rustica isolate bHirRus1 chromosome 12, bHirRus1.pri.v3, whole genome shotgun sequence, the genomic segment cgcgcAGATGTCAAATTTAGAGTTTATTGATTCTATAAAGAAGAACTGTAAAAACGGCACTTCCTGTGACACCCTGTAAACAGCGTCTTAAGATAACAACAACGCCTAATTTAAGAACCTTCTCTCAATCTGCCAGTTCCACATCCCTTTCTGCAAACGCGACAGCCCAGCTgagctttcttctttctgccttgTAAACAGACCGCGGCCAGCAAGCGGCCtgaggggaggaagaagggtgctgctgcacagctccacGCAGCCCGAGCCAGGCTTTGCCCCGGGGGTTTTGGCGGAACCGGCCCGGCCGCGGCTCCGCAGCCGCTGCCCGGCCCTGGCTGCGCTCGGTGCCCCTCGGCCCGCCCGGTTCTCCTGGCCCGGGGCCCTCGGAGCGAGCCCCGCCGGGCCCAGCGCCGCTCACCTTCACCCGCTTGCCCTGGATCTCCAGGCTCTTCATGGTGAAGTCCACGCCGATGGTGCTGCCCTGGCGCTCGGAGAAGGCCCCGGTCTTGAAGCGCTGCACCAGGCAGGTCTTGCCCACGCTGGCGTCGCCGATCAGCACCAGCTTGAAGAGGAAGTCGTAGCTCTCCTCGGCCTCGGGGCCGGCGCCCAGCGCGGCCGCTCCGGGCATGGCGGGGCGCGGTACGGCCCAGGGCAgccggctcggctcggctcggctcggttCGGCTCTGCgcagcgcccgccgccgggCCGCGCCGGGACCGCCCGGGACCGCCCCGGACCGCCCGCCAACACCTCGGGACCGCCCCGGTTCAGCGCCAGGACCGCCCCACTCCGCCCGGGATCGCCTTGGGaccgccccgctccgcccggcATCGCCCGCGGCCGGGCTTCGAGCGGGGGATCGGTCTCTGCCCCGGGCACACCCGGGCCGGCAGCACCGAGCGGGGATCGATCCCTGCCCCGGGATCGGCCACCGAGCGGGGATCGGTCTCTGCCTCGGGCACACCCGGACCGGTCCATGTCCCCCGTGTCGCGGTCCATGCCCCGAACCCATTCTGTTCGGGCGAGCAAGCGGTGGCGGCTCTGGCGGTGCTATGAGCCATGAATCGCTGCCCGGGCCCGGAATCCGCACATGCCGGTGTTGCTCCGCATCCTCGCCGGAGTgacacagtgctgtgctgggtttCGCTTGGTTTGCGTGTtcctttcacagaaataaaCGAGTGCAGTTGCCACTCAGGAAGTGCAGCTGCCTTGCCTCGCtggcttttcattttcaggtcTGGGCTGGGTGTGGTTTGTTTCACAGGCACAGGACAAGGCTCGAGGCTATGGTTTTTCACCCGTGaagttctgtgctgctgagaaaTGGCTTTGGAGCTGTTAACATCCACGTGTCTGACATGTGCGCATGGATGTGTGTGACTATTAAATCACATGGGTCTGTGTATTaagataaatatatttcaagAGTCTGGAATGACTTGGTTTAACTGCTGTCTGGGTTGTCTACAAAGCAAAGTGCTCTTTAACAGGTCCTTTAGGTCACGTGGAAAATCAAGATGCTGATAAAAATAAgctttattaataaaatacatcGTTCCGTTCTTTGTACCAAAGATCAGCTAAATTCCATCCTCATGGCTTCAGgttataaaaatgtgaaatgaaacTGTTTTATGGCAAAGAGTGAGAGTTAAATTGTCCCATAGGTAGTTGTGCAGGAGGAGAGCAACCTGATTATCTCTGAGCCAGCACAGGCAACCAGGccagtgttaggaaaattaatccacgaacaccagaggtttctGTCcagaaaggagacagaggagtccttttactttattcgaataaagggagaggccatggggcatttcccctggggtctctcagttttttggaggacgcagcctcctttgTATCCTAATTCCccagccgcatttccctctctctttccccattggctgaggtacttgagaggtacagacttcctgaaatgcctaagattccccttttaatgtataactccccttaatgtttaatttttatgggatttatgggtttttcttcattgttgctttcatctttcaatattcaatttcatttacaaataaacctacagtttgtttgtaaaggcaagtatcttcttttccattcatcaatcaatagaatccttcccattgattcacttatctctcagtgctagttttatctaccagcagactcagggcttgtttgtaaagacaaatcttgtcatttctctcaatccctcctcttttatttttaataattgtctttacaaattttagttatcattgacttaattttttgttcttgggtcttttttggttttgcaattatttgcagtgacatcaatttctgtccttttgtagcCGTCTCAGGATCAGTAGGCATGGCTACTACATGCATCCTTTTGATCACGTGTTGAATAAGTTGTACTAAGCAAGGgatcatgcatggtaaaaagATAAGAGTTGCTACCACacataagaggaagaaaagcatttgtttaaccCATAGTCTACCAGGTAACCACGAAAACatgtcccattcccatcctttccatgTTTGGACCGGTACATGAGCtaactttcttatttcttttgttaattgTTTCACCACTTTcccattgtcatctatttgcaaacagcagtttgatTCATTAAATTTGCCACAcactcctccttcttctgctaataaataatctaatacTATCCGATGttggaatattgcatttctCATCTGAGTAGATTGATCAGCAAGAAGGTCAAGAGCTGTAGCTGTCTGGTTCATTATTACTTCAAAGACAGCTTGTAACCTAATTATCCAGTTTAAATTATAAATGGGTTCTCTGGCACCTGATATTAATTCATTAGGATTCCATGTGGCTGGTCCATAGTGTTGTATGATTCGTTCAGGTGGCCATTCATCCTTTCCCCACTTTTGGGTGCTCCCTCCTACCAGTGATGTATCAATTGACCGCTTTTCTCTAATTAGATCATCATAAACTTTGATTCCTAATTGATTTCCCTGAACTTGTGGTAGTAAAAAGAACAATGGTCTAATATACCCTACATAACATATCCCTGACCAGTCTGGGGGTAACCTGCAGTAAGCATATTGGCCACAAATCCAGTAATGCCCTCTTAAAGCCCAGGTCCCATTGGCAAATGGACCTTTCCAATTTTTATCATCAATTGGTGGGTCAAAGTAAAGCTTACATCCTGGGCCTAGTGGTCCCCCAACAATAGTTGCCCTGCCATAAGCATCACAGTATTTCCACTTCCAAGCTCTCACATGAGGTTTCCACTTGCATTTACATCCCAGATCTGTTTTCTTGGATCTAGACCAGAACCTATTAAAAAAAGTCTGAGTTCCATTCCAGTGCTGCCACTTCTACTGATAGTCATGAACAACATGTATCCTACTTGTGGAATTATCTCGGgggcagcttaaaaataaagggtcaAAAAAACTAtcctttcccactgctttacagccttcaaaatccttttggtGATTATGGAAGGAACACCTTACCCAGCTACCATTAGTGAGCTTAACATGTGTTTGATTCCATCTGCCTTGATATCTGGAACAATCATAAAGAGGGCAGTTGGGGGTCCAACAATCTAAACTTAAAGTCCAGTCGCAGACACTTTTTCCCACATATACACCTCCTGTTctatttagacaataaatgcctctttcaGAGGAATGAAGCCGCCATGGACTTCCTTCCTCATCGCAAAATCCTGTTCCATTATGGACCTCACTCAGGGTGCTAACCCACCATTTAGGTTCAACTGGGCTGGCCACCCATGGCCAGTCTTCAGATCCCCCTGgccctccacagacccaacaattgctaaggttaaaggtttttgctacttcttctcctaaggttaaaaaattattttcccacttttgaCCCCAACCTAACTGGCAatataaaggtaagattattaagagaaacattttaatgGTGTAGTCTAATCTCCTAACCTAATTTTCACTTTTACGTTGTCCTCCACACCACCTGTGGCGAgcgaaggcacagaaacagcttaacataaagaaaacaatgacagcgAGGATTGGCCCTCAGTGACTGGAGATCCGAGAGGAGGGATGCCCACACAAACCATTTCAGCAGGCAGTCTGTGGGTAGGCACACGAGGCTTCCCCCGATGTCGACGCACTGGCTACTGCTCCAGTCCACTCCTGCGGAGTGTCAGTCGTGGCTTCCcgtccttctcttccagctgagatgtccaaatctcTGGGGCCTCAGAGACCTTGACCCGAGTGTGGTGGGTCCACCcgtgttctgctgtcttgatggctgtttctgtggtcagcaacaTTTGGCAAGGTCCACGCCACTTAGCCACTAGTGGTGCCTCTTTCCACTCCTTAACTAGGACCCAGTCTCCTGGTTggatgttgtgaacagcaaagtccaaaggcagggtctgtgccagctgagcttcctgttgaagagatttcacaagagacagtatcctggccacatattgctttaaatatacatcacttaTCTCTACGCTGCCACTAGGCTGGGAATTGTAAGGGTAAGGAATTCCAAACATCAGTTCAAAGGGAGATAATTGAATATCTCCCCTGGGTCTAGCCCTTATCCTTGCTAAAGCCAGTGGCAAGAGCCGTACCCATGGCATCTTAGTTTCTATTACTagcttcaaaaggtgtttctttgtttctctatTCATTCTCTCCATCCTGCCAGAactctggggatgccagggTGTGTGGAGATTCCATCTTATCCCTAGAGCTATCAtaactccttgaagaattttccctgtaaaatgagatcccctatctgagtctattgcttctacaatcccatatctgggaattatttgttccaaaaatactttaataactgatcctgtagttgctgaaatggcaggaaatgcttctgcccaccctgttaactgacatactattaccagaaggtatttaaacctTGCCACTCGTGGCATTTCGGTAAAATCCACCTGGCATCTCTGGAAGGGACGTATAGCCCAgggcctccctcccctggcaagtttctttgtaactctGTTACTGGTTTTAGCACAAATCAAACAACCTTCAATAGCTCGCTTTGCCAGGGTAAAAAGACCTacagcagcatacattttgaAGAAAGCTTCTGCCAGTCCTCGAGAGCCCCAATGGCTCCCTTCTGTATGTCAGGCCAGGCCTTTGTAACAAATTGTACCTTTAACAGTGTGTCAAAGGCTGGTCCCTCCAGATCCATCCCCCCGTGTTTCCGCAAGGCCTCTCTAATCCTCTTTAACCAGTGAGAggggctttcatgtttctcctgttctaagGACATAGCCTCAgctatgttgttagttctgggaactgctgatttaattgcccTAATCAAATAAGCATGGTAATCGCAGAGGCGAGCCAAACTGGTCTCCTCATTTGGGTTCCACTGGGGGTCCACCTGGGGGATGGCATCATCCACTGTAGGTACATTAGGTCCAGCCCCCCCGCTGCTTGTGGAtgttcatcctcccacagctgctgagctttCTGCAGAATCATAAGTTTCTCTGAtgacccaaacaaaaccccaggagaaaatcccaatccttccatgtataatccacatttctcaaatattcttctatattttcccccacccctatgGGATCATCCAAATATGGgggtaattctttttttaactcCCTTATATCCTGGGTAGTAAGTGGTATAATTACAAACTTAAAGCCTCCCCATTGACCCCCCAAAGGAACTTGGCAGAGTGGCATCTGCTGTACCCCTATCTCTTGGGTCCGGGGGCTTCTGATGCACTCAGttgatttcctcttctagttCTACGTGGTGGTATGataggctgctcccttccccctacaCCATTATTATTCTCAGGTGGGGCCGTAGGAACAACATTCCCctgatccctttgctctgggagttGAGGGTACAGGGGACCTGCATCTGgtcctggttcagctggcaACATTGGAGGACAAGACAGGGGAAGGTACTGAAGAACATCCCAATTCTCACCAGTTcccccttcctctcttttttcctcttctccctttttctttaacacagatttcttttgttgcttgtctaaaccatatcaatccacattccctttcaatccattctttccaattctcctctaaatacttcaacaaaattctacacaaacAAATCCTATCTGTTCCATAAAGTGGCCACATAAGCCCCTTTGGCAACTTATACTCTGGCCACACAAAATAACAGTATTTTACCATCATTTCCATAGTTACCTCTGGGTGAATGCACAGTCTGTCCCAAGAcctcagcattctccccaaGGGACTCTCCGGGGGTATTATGGGATCGTCATCCCTTTTGCCAGGGCCCCTTCCTGGCTTTACCCTAgcaaccctccatgggtgctgtgtttcacctgtgctaccctccatgggtgctgtgtttcacctgcgctaccctccatgggtgctgtgtttcacctgtgctacccCCCATGGGTGCCCTCTCAAGTTTACCTGTGCTTCCCTCCATGGGCAccctcccaggtttgctccccgaagatcccattttactcaccggtgagattttcagtggtccttCCCTGCGGACTCTTCACGGACCCCCCTGGTCCGCCACtcgtctgtctcctggacagtcTCGGGAACCCAATCGATCGCCCGGTGCCGGCCGCCACCAAGGGGAGCTGATCACCGAAACTGGGTGAGGCGCCTTCAGCTCCGCTCGCTGCCCGCCGCCCCGGACGGTGGAAATATCCCGTACGAGTCCCagaattgttaggaaaattaatccacgaacaccagaggtttatgtccaaaaaggagacagaggagtccttttgcttaattcgaataaagggagaggccatggggcatttcccctggggtctgtcagtttttcggaggacgcagcctcctttttatcctaatttcccggccacatttccctctctctttccccattggctgaggtacctgagaggtacagacttcccgaaatgcctaagattccccttttaatgtataactccccttaatgtttaatttttatgggatttatgggtttttcttcattgttgctttcatctttcaatattcaatttcatttacaaataaacgtacagtttgtttgtaaaggcaagtatcttcttttccattcatcaatcagtagaatccttcccattgaTTCACTTATCTCTtagtgctagttttatctaccagcagactcagggcttgtttgtaaagacaaatcttgccATGCTTCTCACCAGCTTGGCTTGAATTGCCTCTGAAGTCCATCTATTTTTGGGTGCCTCCATGATTATTCCTTTTCAGGTCTGGATATATATTTTTGGTGATCCATAGTTACCTTCcagccagagcagaggtttGAGTGCTCTGTCAGGCTGGACCAAGGGCTTTCTGTTTCTGTAGGTGGCAGCAGAACCGTCAAGTTATAAGAAAATTACTGACACATAAACAGGGTTGAATTCCATGTCCAAAACTTCTCCAGCCGAGGATTTGGTATTGAGTTCTTCTTCTAAGCCTGCAGAGCCTACCCTTGCTGTGAGAAGAACTGAGAATGTCTCCCTCATGGTGATTCCTAGCAATGAAACAgtttctgttctgcagctgtTCAGCAAAGTGTGTGGCTTTGTCATGTGTGACATGCGTTGTTATCAGCCACTTCCAGAATAAGCTGGGAAGAACAAAAAAGTTGTAATTGTATTATTGAAGTTTTCCAAGTTAGGCGTTTTGAACCAAGTTTTGAATGTTAGAAGCCATCAGCTATTTCCAGTTCCTTTCAAATGACTCAGTTGTGGAGACTGGCCCCTTTGTCGTTTGAAATACTATATTCATATGTGCAGCTTAATCATCTTCTGAATGAATGAAATGCAAATCCTCCTCTTCGTGGCTTCTGAACGCTTTTATCAATCTTAGTCATCCatccttttttccttgtctgtgcTCTGTAGAGGATGAAAGGCAGTCATTGCAGGGGTTTTTATCTCGCAGGGTGTGAGGACAGACACACCACCTCAGAGCCATGCCAGTTACAGAACTGATTTCTTAAACCCAGCTGCTAATCAGCCTCAGACACTAAAGAGTGGCTGATGAAGTGAAACCCCTCGGTTTATTTGGCCAATCCTCACAGTCAATCCCTTGGTTTGGGTGTCTGTGCAGTTCCCTGAGGTCCCTGGTGACCTGCATCACCTTGGTTGGAGCTGCACCTTCAGGAGGGCAGGGTCAGGGAGGTTTTGGGTACCTTTAGCATCATTTGCACCTACCAGGATTCCTGCCTGGCATTTCCAGTGCAGCCAgtcccacagagcagcagggtgCACATGAGCTGGGATTTACCAGCTGGCCTGAGGCTGCATGCCCATGAAATACTGCACAAAGGGCTAAAGAGTCAATAAAGAAACACCTGGAAATCTGCAGCATTTTCTGgctctttattctttttatcAGGCATCCTGAAATCTGGGATTTCATTTTCCTCGTGCCTGTTTGGGATCCCCTGATACTGTCACAACAGTTGGATTTTTTGATGGTAACTTTCCCCTGGTACAGATTGCTGAGGGAGCTCAAgttgttttaatatatttgggcctttaaaaattatgatgCTGCACGTTATTTATGTAGGGGAatggtagggaaaaaaaacccataaaggcatttgatttcattattttgttttacctaatatatatttttttccttttttgttttattgcacTTTGATAGGATGAAGCCATAGTAAAAAGTTGTTAGTCTAATTTGAATTTGCATCAAAGTTCATCGTGACTTTAGgagaacagaagaaataaaagctcaGCCAAGTTCCAATATAAATATTGAGCTGTGACTTTGGGAGTTGTAGCACCGAAAAATTCCAGGCATATCTAGAAAAGATTAATCACAGTGAAGAAAACTAATGGAGATTGTGTTCCCCAGTGTCCTGAATTATGACAACTCCAAGTTTCTTCCAATAGAAAACAATTTATGTCTTGCACCTGCTGAcacttcaggaaagaaaacttGTCCGGGagctctgggaagagctggCAGTAATTGGCAGCTCAATCTGGAGAATTTCAGCCCATCACTGAGGTCTTGGAAAGGGTGACAAACTTCAGAGAACTTGCGTCCCTGTCGAATTTAGCAGCCACTAGGTGCCAATGTTGGTCCAGTTTCAGAGCAGTCGGACAAAGCAGTGGCTGGCAAAGGAATCCGTTCGGGGGCTCTGAGTTTCTGCTGTGCACAATTTGTGTTCTTTCATCCTTTCATTGCCCCTTCCCTTCAGATTGTAATTGCTGCTGGTTtagtttttgtctttctgtaaTCCAGCTTTTGCTAAATTCAGCTAAACATTAAATTACTGGGTTTTGTAGTGTCCTTGCAAACTCAGGGGAGTCAAAAATACCCTCAGTTCTAAATGCTGTGCTGTCTTGAGGACAGCCTTTCGTGGTGTGGCCCCTGCCCTGGCCTTCCTCTGCTTTGCACTGctgctgatggaagaagctTGCAAAGGTCGATTTTATTTGGATGTGTCAGGTTCCAAAGTTCTTCTCTGTGGCCGTAAGAGGCAATCTATGAATccttgtcaaaaaaaaaaattagttggGAGGTAAAACCCTTTTGACCCCTAAAGAAGAGACAAGAAAGATGATTCAAGGTGGAAAGGGAGGCTGCAATCGATCCCTGCTGACACTCCCTTCCCTAGAGATCAAGGTCACTTAAGAAAGGGcttcatttgaattttttccccttggactAAGATCTGCATTTCTGTAGCCCTATTCCTTAATAGTATTCTGGGGGAAGAGTTTTCAATCCACTTTTCCCAGGGGATGTCCTGATTCAAAACAGCACCATTCAATTCTAACAACTCTAGATTGCATCAGAGAACTGGATGCTCAACAGTCAGATGAGCCAAGACAAATGAAATCTGAGCAAAATTCTGTCAAATGAAATCTGAGCAAAATTCTGTCAGGCACATCCCATTTCTTTTGCCTAAAATGAAGATGCCAGGTCAGGCAGTAGCTGTGACATCACTGGGATAAACATTGGGAAGTACTGCCGGGGAAGGCACTGGAGAGGCCACGTCAGGAGCAAACTGCCCCCGGGAAGGAGCTCAGTATAAATAGCAGCCATGTGGCCATTATGCAACTGGAGCAATTTGTTGTTACACCCCCATTATTGAGTGTAATCTGAATTTCATTGGAGTCAATATAatggcaaaatatttatgttggGTTCCAGCAACAGAGCCACAGCACTTCGGGAAATTGTTTTGTGCTCTGGAGAGAAAAGGCATCAAGATATATAAACTTAGAATTCCTGAGCACTGCAGTAAAACTAGCACTATCAAAGGAGTCATTAGGTGGGAATTGTTAATATTTCAGTGCTGACATTTCACCTGTTGGCAGCGAGAGTAAAAACCCTGTCATTCAGGTATAAATCATAACATGCAAGTGTGCAGACCTTAAGAATCCAGGAACAACAACATTTCTGTAAAGcctaaaattctattttaaaaatatcccaaacaGTGCATTTAAACATAAACCAGCATAAGAACGAATGTGTATTGGCTAACCTTCTCTGTGTGCAACAGTGAGGTTTTGGTCAATAATGCCAACTCTGATGACTTGTCCTGCCCAGTGTAGAAGCAAACCTCATaactttttgtttaatttcatttattatcaTCCCAGCAGTCACACCTGTGTTCCCAGACTGTGCAAGCAGATACAGCCACCAGCTTGTCCCTTGCAGGCAGGATGCAGTGACAGTTTCTGGGGTGTTCCAAACCCATTTTGGGAGTGCTGCCtgtgtgtttcattttgatAGCTGATgtattttcctgcctttgcaCGTTGTTAGCAACTGTGGTGTTATTTATGCAGTTTGATGGAGTGTGTGGCTTTAAGCATGACACAGTGGCCCTGCCAGATAAACACTGAGTGTTGTTTTTTAGTCCTCAGTTAGTTCCAGCAGTCCACTTGGCAgagggtcttttttttttttcagataaaaccCAAATGGATGAAAAGTTATAAATACAACACTGTTTTGGTAGAATGTGAACTACTGCCATGGAAGAGATTCCCTCCTCTTTCTTCTCATAAGGATAGAAAagttttttcaatttttttttcctgtattctgTGCATCTTATTTGATGTGTTGGTTGGTGTAGGCAGAAATGTTTGCTAattgctcatttttaaaatattcctactATTGAAGCCATGTTGTAAAGCAGTTTACTGTTCTATGCATATCTAGTTTAAAGGCACAGAAGAGAGGAATAAGCTTTTAGTGTTAatgatttatttcatttgggggaaaacaagaaatatcATGTAGGAAATTCCATGAGGGATGGCAGAGTGCATTTCTTCTGTAACATTCTGCATTCGTACAGAACGGTGgctgtcttttaaaaaattgaaaagctCAGTGCAGGGGAAGTATTCTAGAATTATCTCCAGACAAGTTCTAGAAATATCTTAgatatttaaacagaaatgtttaGAATCATGAAAGAGATCAAATTTGGGATGATATGAATGTTCAATAAGCATCcattatttcagtttcacatAGAATGATTTATTATTGTTCACCCTCCAGGAAATTCaataagatttaaaattatttagctGATGATCTTCTCATTACCAGTCTAAGTTTAACTGTATTCAGTAAGGGATACATTCAGTGTCTGGTTCATATAATCTCTGTGGGTTTGGTGGCAGGAAGCTCCCGAAGCTGAGGAGGAGATGGCTAAGCTGTTCTCCACACAGGAATGGTCCCACCAAGCCCACTGGGACATCAAGAGATGGTGATGGGCTGTAAACTCACAGAACCGGAGTGAGAAAAGAGTTGTTAAAATAATACAATCGCGGTTCATCTCCATATATTAAAAAGTGTAGGATGTGGGGCTGTAAATCTTCTTTCCATAAGAGCTGAGAATTCAGTGGGAAAACGCTAActtaaatgattttaaaaaatgtggagACTGCTCTTTGTACGAGTAGATGGCAGCAGGATGAAACTTGCCTATCCAAACCTCACCAAGCTTCTTTCTGGATGAGAATTAATGAGTCTGGCCTGAGGACCCAGACTTTGATCCTTTTTAGCATTGATTATTCAGACCGGAGTTACCAGTGCTCCTTTTGCTGCGGAGGAATCTGAAGTTTCTGTCCTGCTGGTGGCAGAGAAGAGCTCACTGTATCTTGTGGGTCTTGTGGATGCTCCTCCtcagctgccagcccctgagGGTGAGCTGGCAGACCAGCTTCTTGGAGACCTTCAGAGCCCACACCACTAAAATAAAGGTAATTATCACTCCAGCAATTAAAACAAGGTCTCGCCAGAAGAACTGGAGACACTTGGTCGGGAGAAGCCTCGTGCAAACACCAAGATCATTCCCAGTCAGCTGCCCCAGGGATTTCATCCTCAGGTGAGTGGGGCTGGCGCACCTGAGCCGGGCGAGCGTGGGCGCGGAGAaatcctgcagccagagcttgAGGTACAGGATGTGGCAGTCACAGTGCCAGGGGTTGTCCCCGAGCTCCAGCTCCCGCAGGTGGCTCAGGCTGTCCAGGGCTCCGGCAGGGATGAAGGCCAGGCTGTTGTTGTGCAGGCGCAGGTCGCGGGTCaggcggggcagggcgggcagGGACCGCAGCCCCCGCGAGCTGCAGTCCACACGTGTCCCCCACGCCTGCCCCAGtgaccagcagctgcagggggatGGACAGTCCTCACCCAGcaccacagggagcagcagggcacagcccagTATGGCCAGCAGCTCCATCGCCAGCTGCACAAACGGCAATAATGAGGTTTGTTAGCATGGTTCTAAGAGCAGAACTGAGGCATTAAGTTTTAGCTCTCGTATTTTCCAGATTCCCCACTGCCTTAGTgtgtaactctgaacttcaCATAAAGCATtagcaagttctcctcacagctcagtcagacaaaacaatccttttccagcc encodes:
- the GP9 gene encoding platelet glycoprotein IX, with the protein product MELLAILGCALLLPVVLGEDCPSPCSCWSLGQAWGTRVDCSSRGLRSLPALPRLTRDLRLHNNSLAFIPAGALDSLSHLRELELGDNPWHCDCHILYLKLWLQDFSAPTLARLRCASPTHLRMKSLGQLTGNDLGVCTRLLPTKCLQFFWRDLVLIAGVIITFILVVWALKVSKKLVCQLTLRGWQLRRSIHKTHKIQ